CCGGCTGCACACGATCAAGGCGGTCCTGGTCGCGACCCTCGCGAAGCCGTAACGCGACCCTCGCGAAGCCGTAAGGGAAGGGCCCCCTACGCGGTCAGCACGCGGCGGCGGGCGGCCGCGCGGGCAGGGTGAACCAGACGGCCTTGCCGTGCGCGGTGGGCCGGTGGCCGCAGGCGGAGCTGAGGGCGCGGATCAGCAGCAGACCGCGGCCGTGCTCCTGCCAGGGGTCCGGCGGCTGCGGGCCGAGGCCGGCGGGGAGCCGCGGGTCGCCGTCGTGCACCTCGACCTGGCAGCCGTTGGCCAGCAGTTCCACGACGAGTTCGATCGGCGATGCGCCGCTCGTGTGCTCGACGGCGTTGGCGACCAGCTCCGCCGTGAGCAGTTCGGCGGTGTCGCTGTCCGCGGGCGCGTCGATCTCGGCGAGCGCGGTACGGACCAGGGCGCGGGCGATCGGCACGGCCGCGGTCGTGTGCGGGAGGGCGATCCGCCACGCGCAGGTGTCGGGCATGGGCGTCCGTCCGTTCCGTCGAGGGGCTGGCATGGGGGTCTGGCACGCGAGTGAGGGGAAAGGTCCTGCTTTCAACGATACGAAGTGGCGATCCGGTGGCGTAGGGCACCCCGCCGTCGGCGCGGGGGACCACCGCTCCTTCCGGACGGGACCTTCGGCGCCGTAGGTGCTGTTGCGTTTGTGCTGTTGCGTTTCCCTGACGACAGTCACGATCCGGTGATACGGTCACCGTGTGAGCCCCTTCACCGGTTCCGCAGCCCCCACCGAACGGTGGCGCCACCTCCGGCTGACCCGCCAGGACGGCGTGGCCACCGTGACCCTCGACCGCCCCGAGAAGCTGAACGCGCTCACCTTCGGCGCCTACGCCGACCTGCGCGACCTGCTCGCCGAACTCTCCCGCGAGCGGTCCGTACGGGCCCTCGTGCTCGGCGGCGAAGGCCGCGGCTTCTGCTCCGGCGGTGACGTCGACGAGATCATCGGTGCCACCCTCGCGATGGACACCGCGCAGCTCCTGGACTTCAACCGGATGACGGGACAGGTCGTCCGGGCCATCCGTGAATGCCCCTTCCCCGTCATCGCCGCCGTACACGGGGTGGCGGCCGGAGCCGGGGCCGTCCTCGCCCTCGCCGCCGACTTCCGGATCGCCGACCCCACCGCCCGCTTCGCCTTCCTCTTCACCCGCGTCGGCCTCTCCGGCGGCGACATGGGCGCCGCCTACCTGCTGCCCCGCGTCGTCGGCCTCGGCCACGCCACCCGGCTCCTCATGCTCGGCGAAACCGTCCGGGCCGCCGAAGCCGAACGCATCGGCCTGCTCAGCGAACTGACCGAAGAGGGCAAGGCCGGCCAGCGGGCCGCCGAACTCGCCGAACGCCTCGCCTCCGGCCCCGCCCTCGCCCACGCCCAGACCAAGGCCCTGCTCACCGCCGAACTCGACATGCCGCTCGCGGCCTCCGTCGAACTCGACGCGAACACCCAGGCCCTGCTGATGAACGGCGAGGACTACGCCGAATTCCATGCCGCCTTCACCGCGAAGCGGCCACCCCAGTGGAGGGGAAGGTAGCGCCATGAAGGTCGCTGTCGTGGGCGGGGGACCGGGGGGACTGTACGCCGCCGCTCTGCTGGCCCGGCAGGGACACCGGGTCGAGGTGTGGGAGGCCAATGCCGCCGACGACACCTTCGGCTTCGGCGTGGTGCTCTCCGACGAGACCCTCGGCGGCATCGAACGCGCCGACACCGAGGTCTACGCCGCCCTGTCCGCCGAATTCGTCCGCTGGGACGACATCGACGTCGTCCACCGCGGCCGGATCCTCACCTCCGGCGGCCACGGCTTCGCCGCCCTCGGCCGCCGCAGGCTCCTGGAGATCCTGCACGCGCGCTGCGCGGCCCTCGGCGTCCGGCTCCGCTTCCGGACCCGGCTGCCCGCGGCCCAGGCGCTCGGAGCGACGTACGACCTGGTCATCGCCGCCGACGGCGTGCACAGCGCCACCCGCGAGGCGGGCGCCGACACCTTCCGCCCGCGGCTGGACACCGGCCGCAGCCGGTACATCTGGCTGGCCGCCGACTTCGCCTTCGACGCCTTCCGCTTCGAGATCGCCGAAACCGAGCACGGGGTCATGCAGCTGCACGGCTACCCCTACTGCGCCGACTCCTCCACCGTCATCGTCGAAATGCGCGAGGAGGTCTGGCGGGCCGCCGGACTCGACCTCTGCGACGAGGCCGAATCGGCCTCCCGCTGCGCCAAGACCTTCAGCGAGGCGCTGCGCGGGCGCTCCCTGCGCGGCAACCGCTCCACCTGGACCGCCTTCCGTACGGTCGTCAACGAGCGGTGGTCGCAGGGCAACGTGACCCTCCTCGGGGACGCCGCGCACACCGCCCACTTCTCCATCGGCTCCGGCACCAAACTCGCCGTCGAGGACGCCCTCGCGCTCGCCGAGGCCGTCCGCGAACTGCCCGGCCCCGACGGCGTACCGGCCGCACTCGCCGCCTACGAAGCCGCCCGCCGCCCGGCCGTGGCCAGCACCCAGCGCGCCGCGGCGGCCAGCATGCGCTGGTTCGAGGACATCGCCGGATACGTCGACCAGCCGCCCCGGCAGTTCGCCTTCAACCTGCTCACCCGCAGCCGCCGGGTCACCCACGGCAATCTGCGGCTGCGCGACGAGCGCTTCACCCGCGCCGTCGAGCAGGACTTCGGCTGCCCGGACCCGGCGACCCCGCCCATGTTCACCCCGTACCGGCTGCGCGGCCTGACCCTGCGCAACCGCGTGGTCGTCTCCCCGATGGACATCTACAGCGCCGAGGACGGCGTACCGGGCGACCTCCACCTCGTCCACCTCGGCGCGCGGGCCCTCGGCGGCGCGGGCCTGGTGATGACCGAGATGGTGTGCGTCAGCGCCGACGGCAGGATCACCCCCGGCTGCACCGGCCTGTACACCGGCGAACAGGCAGCGGCCTGGACCCGGATCGCCGACTTCGTGCACACCTCCGCACCCGGCACCGCGCTCGGCGTCCAGCTCGGCCACGCGGGCCGCAAGGGATCCACCCGCCGCATGTGGGAAGGCATGGACCAGCCGCTCGACTCCGGGAACTGGCCGCTCGTCGCCGCCTCCCCGCTCCCGTACCGGCCCGGCGTCTCACAGGTCCCGCACGAACTGAGCGCCGCCGAACTGGCCGGTATCCGCGGCCTGTTCACGGACGCCGCCGTCCGCGCGGCCGACTGCGGCTTCGATCTCCTCGAACTGCACTGCGCCCACGGCTACTTGCTCTCCGGGTTCCTCTCGCCGCTGACCAACCACCGCACCGACGCCTACGGCGGCTCGCCCGCCGCCCGCATGCGCTTCCCGCTGGAGGTCTTCGACGCGGTCCGCGAAGTCTGGCCCGCCGACCGCCCGATGACCGTGCGGATCTCCGCCACCGACTGGGCACCCGGCGGCACCTCCGCCGAGGAGGCCGTGGCGATCGCGGCGGCCTTCGCCGCCCACGGAGCGGACGCCATCGACGTCTCGACCGGCCAGGTCGTCGCCGACGAGCGCCCCGAATACGGCCGTTCCTACCAGACCCCCTACGCCGACCGGATCCGGGGCGCCCTCGGCGTCCCGGTCATCGCGGTCGGCGCCGTCTCCTCCTGGGACGACGTCAACTCCCTGCTCCTCGCGGGCCGCGCGGACCTGTGCGCGCTCGGCCGCCCGCACCTCTACGACCCCCACTGGACCCTGCACGCCGCCGCCGACCAGGACTACACGGGCCCGGCCGCCCCCTGGCCCGCCCCCTACCGCGCGGGCAGCCGCAAACCCCCGACAGGGCGCGGCTAAACGACCGAGGTGGTACGGGCCAGCACCATCGAGCGCTCCCCGACCGGGACGTAACCGAGCCTCGGGTACAGGCGGTTGCTCGTGGCGTTGGCGAGATCGGTGAAGAGGATCACCTCCGCCGCGCCCGCCGCCCGCGCGCCCAGCGTGGCCGCGTACGTCGACCCCGCCCCGTAGCCGTGCCCGCGCGCCCCCGGCGGGGTGTACACGGGGCCGACCCGCGCGGCCCCGCCCAGGGGGCGGGAAAAACTCGCCAGCGAGACGGGCGTCCCGGCCGCGTCCTGCCACAGCAGCACACCGCCGTACGACAGCCGGTCGCGCACCCAGGTCGTGCCGGCCGTGATCGTGTCGGCCTCGGCGGCGAAGGCGGCCAGCCACTCCAGCAGCAGCGGCAGGTCCTCCTCGGTGGCGGGCCGGGCCGCGCCCGCGGGGGCGGGGGAGGGGGCCACCAGGGTGCCGAGCCGGAACAGCCGGTTCTCCTCGATGTCCACCGGACGGCCCCAGGCCTCCGCCAGCACCCGCGCGTCCGCGCGCCGCCCGTTGAACCCGGCCACGCCCGCCAGCAGCGGCTCGGTGTGCAGTACGTCCGCCAGTGCGGCCAGCGCCTCGGCGGGCAGCGCGCCCACCAGCAGCGGATTCGGCGGGGTGCACACCAGGCCCGCCGCGACCGCCCCGTCCGGGCCGGTCCACCAGCCGAAGAACGGGGTGCCGCTGCCGAAGGCCTGCGGGCCGCGCCGCCGCAGGCCGTCGGCGGTGGTCCGCAACAGGGTGTTGGGCACCGGTTCGGCGGCCACCGCCGCGCCCGCCGCGTCGAGGTACGCCGTCAGGTCTTCAGTGAAGGTCCAGGTCATGGGTCATTGTGCGGTGGACGGCCGGGCCCGGGCACCTCAATTTCACCCGCCGCGGGACCCGCTCAGGACGTGGGCGGTTCGGGCCGCACGAACGCCGCCCCCCGCTCCCACAGCCGGGAGTGCAGCGCCGCGAACACCGCCGCCGCGCGCTCGCCCGGCCAGTCGGCGGGCAGCAGTTCCGGGGGGAGGCCGGGGTCCGCGTACGGCAGCCTGCGCCAGGAGTCCAGCGCGAGCAGATAGTCGCGGTAGGCCTGCTCGGGCGTCGGCTCGGCGCCCGACTGCCAGCCGCGGAGCACCGGTCCGTGCAGGCCGAGGAACTCCTCGTGCTGCTTGGCCAGGGCCGCCAGGTCCCACCAGCGGGACACCGCCTCGGCGGTGGCCGCGAAGCCGAGGTGCGCGCCGCGGAAGAGGTCGACGTACGGGGTCAGCTGGAGGCGCTCCAGGGTGTGCCGGGTCTCGTCGTAGAGCGTGGCCGGGGCGATCCACACGCCCGGCGCGGCCGTGCCGAAACCGAGCCGGGCCAGGCGCGAGCGCAGCAGGTGGCGCTTGTGCCGCTCCTCCTCGGGCACGGAGAAGACGGCCAGCAGCCATTCACCGCCCGAGGCCGCGGCCTCCCCGGGTGCGGCGGCCGCGTAGATCCGGCGGTCGCCGTCCGCCAGCAGCTGCCGGGCCTCCTCCGAGAGGTCGTAGGCCGCCGCGCCGTCCGCCCCGCGCGCGGGCAGGATGAACCCGCGCCGCTTGAGCCGGGACACCGAGGAGCGGACCGCCGGGGCGTCCACCCCGGCCGCGCCCAGGAGGCGGATCAGGGCGGACACCGGGACGGGTCCGTCGAAGGTGCGCCCGTAAGCGCCGTAGAACGTGACGATCAAGGATCGTGGGGTGTGCTGCTCGGCCACGGGTTCACTCTAGATCGCGCAGGCGGTAGCGCTGCAGCTTGCCGGTCGGGGTCCGCGGCAGGGCAGCCACGAAGACGAAGGCGCGCGGGCACTTGTGCGGGGCCAGCTCCGCCCGCATGAACGCCCGCAGATCCTCCTCGGACGGCTCGGCGCCCGGCCGGGCCACCGCGTAGGCGACCACGACCTGTCCGCGTCGCTCGTCCGGGCGGCCCACCACCGCGGCCTCCACCACGTCCGGGTGGCGCAGCAGGGCCTCCTCGACCTCGGGGCCCGCGATGTTGTAGCCCGCCGAGATGATCATGTCATCGGCGCGGGCCACATAGCGGAAGTAGCCGTCCCGGTCGCGGATGTAGGTGTCACCGGTGACGTTCCAGCCGTCCCGTACGTACTCGCCCTGCCGCGGATCGGCCAGATAGCGGCAGCCGACCGGACCGCGCACCGCGAGCAGCCCCGGCTCCTCGTCGGCCACCTCCCGGCCCGTGTGGTCCACCACCCGCGCCTGCCAGCCCGGCACCACCCGGCCGGTGGTACCGGGGCGGATGTCCGCGTCGGCCGCCGAGATGAAGATGTGCAGCAGCTCGGTGGCACCGATGCCGTTGATGATGCGCAGGCCGGTGCGCTCGTACCACGCCTGCCAGGTGGCGGCGGGCAGGTTCTCGCCCGCCGAGACGCACCGCCGCAGCGCCGAGAGGTCGTGGCCGTCCAGCTCGTCCAGCATCGCCCGGTAGGCCGTGGGGGCCGTGAACAGGACGCTCACCCGGTGCTCGGCGAGCGCGGGCAGCAGCACCCGCGGCCCCGCCTGCTCCAGCAGCAGCGCCGAGGCCCCGGCCCGCAGCGGGAAGACCACCAGCCCGCCCAGGCCGAAGGTGAAGCCGAGCGGCGGACTGCCGGTGAAGACGTCGTCCGGGCGCGGGCGCAGCACCTGCCGGGAGAAGGTGTCGGCGACCGCCAGGACGTCCCGGTGGAAGTGCATGCAGCCCTTGGGCCGTCCGGTGGTGCCCGAGGTGAAGGCGATCAGCGCCACGTCGTCGGCCGAGGTGTCCACGGCCCGGTACGGGGTGGCCGGGGCCCGCTCGGCCAGCCGCAGCAGATCGTCCGGGTCCTCGCCGCCGTACGGGGTGATCCGCAGCCCCGGCACCTCCGCCCCGGCCAGGTCCGCCACCACGTCGGCGTGGCACAGGGCGTGCCGCACCCGGGCCATCGCGCACACCGTGGCCAGTTCCCGGGAGCGCTGCTGGGCCAGGACGGTGACGGCCACCGCGCCCGCCTTCATGACCGCCAGCCAGCAGGCGGCGAGCCAGGGGCCGGTGGGTCCGCGCAGCAGCACCCGGTTGCCGGGGACCACGCCGAGATCGACAGTGAGCACATGGGCCAGCCGGTCCACCCGCTCGCGCAGTTCGCCGTACGACCAGACCTCGCCGGATCCGGTGCGGAAGGCCGGGCGGTCCGCGCCGAACCGGGCCACGGTGGCGTCGAGCAGCTCGGCCCCGCAGTTCAGCCGGTCCGGATAGGCCAGTTCCGGCAGCTGGAAGAGGAGTTCGGGCCACTCGTGGCCGGGTGGCAGGTGGTCACGGGCAAAGGTGTCGGCGTGGGCGGAAGGCATGAGCTTCAAGGCGGGTTCGCCCCCTTGCGACGGTCCGGGATGGGGGGTGGTGCCGGCCGTGCGAACGCGTGACGAGCGTATCGTGATGGTGACGACAGTCAACTGCACGCGATAAGACTGGTGCGACAGGAAAACTGGTGCGACAGGAAAACCGTGGCTCCCGCGGAGAACTGAGGCATTCGGATGGCCGGATTCGCGCTCGACCCGGAACAAGAGCAATGGTGCGAGCGGCTGCGCGCGCTCGCAGCCGAGCGGCTCGGGCCGCTCGCCGGAAAAGGTGAACCGGGGCGCGTCAACCGGCCGCTGCTGGCCGCCCTCGGCGAACACGGCCTGCTGGAGCGGGTCTTCAGTGCGGGCGCGCTGGAGCTGTGCCTGCTGCGGGAGTCCCTCGCCTACGGCTGCACCGAGGCCGAGACGGCCCTCGCCCTCCAGGGTCTCGGCGCGCACCCCGTGCTGAGCGCCGGGAGCGCGGCGCAGCGCGAGCGCTGGCTGCCCGGCGTACGGGCCGGACGCACCGTCGCCGCCTTCGCGCTGAGCGAGCCCGGCGCGGGCTCGGACGCGGCCGCCCTGGCCCTGGCGGCGGACCCGGCCGGGGGCACCGGAGCAGCGGGGAAGGGCGGCGGCTGGCGGCTCACCGGGGAGAAGCGCTGGATCTCCAACGCCCCCGAAGCGGATTTCTACACCGTCTTCGCCCGGACGGGTGAGGGCCCCGGGGCCAAGGGCGTCAGCGCCTTCCTGGTCCCCGCCGACCGCCCCGGCCTCACCGGCGAGCCCCTCGACATGCTCTCCCCGCACGCGATCGGCTCCCTGGCCTTCGACGGCGTGCCGGTCGGCCCCGAGGACCTGCTGGGCGAGCCCGGCCGGGGCTTCCGGGTCGCCATGGAGACCCTCAACCGCTTCCGGCCCAGCGTCGGCGCCTTCGCCGTCGGCATGGCCCGGGCGGCCCTGGACGCGACCCTGGCCCACACCGCGCACCGCGCCGCGTTCGGCGGCGTACTCGGCGACCTCCAGGCGGTGGCCCACCGGGTCGCCGAGATGGCCACCCGCACGGAGGCCGCCCGGCTGCTCGTCTACGCGGCGGCCGGGGCGTACGACGCGGACAGCGGTGCGCCGGACGTGCCGAGGCGGGCGGCGATGGCGAAACTGCTGGCCACGGAGACGGCGCAGTACGTCGTCGACCACGCGGTCCAGCTGCACGGCGCGGTCGCGCTCCAGCGCGGCCACCTGCTGGAACACCTGTACCGGGAGGTCCGGGCGCCGAGGATCTACGAGGGGGCGAGCGAGGTGCAGCGCACGATCATCGCGCGGTCGCTGTACGCGCGGCAGGAGCAGCAGGGGCCGCACGGGCAGGTCGGCCCGCTCACGCAGCACGGGCAGCACGGGCAGCACGGACCGGCGGGGGTGGCCCGGTGATCGAGCGGATCAATCCGCCCGGGCTCTCCCCGGCGACCGGCTTCTCGCACGCGGTGGCGGCCTCCGGGTCCCGGCTGGTCCTGCTCGCGGGGCAGACGGCGCTCGACGCCGCGGGCAAGGTGGTGGGGGACACCCTGCCGCAGCAGTTCGAACGGGCCCTGGCCAACCTGCTGGCCGCCCTCGCGGCGGCGGGCGGCACCCCCGCGGAGCTGGCACGGGTGACGGTGTACGCCGTGGACGTGGCGGACTACCGGGCGTGCGCCCCGGAACTGGGCCGGATCTGGCACCGGCTGGCGGGCCGCGACTATCCGGCGATGGCCGTCATCGGCACCACCCGGCTCTGGGACGAGCAGGCGCTGGTCGAACTCGACGGCATCGCGGTCCTCGCCTAGGGTTGATATGCCCCATTTCTGATAGAACTCTCCGATACTCGGAGGTGCATGGATATGCGCCGTGCGATCGCCTCGGCCGTAGTCGCCGGGGCCGCCGGAATCGTGCTGGGCCTGGCTCCGCTGGGCAGCGCCGTAGCGGCGGCCCAGCCACAGACCCTCCCGCAGACCTGGTGGTGCTCCGATCAGTGGCACGGACAGGACTGGCGTACCTGCTGCGACCCCTCGCGCGGGGACGACCGTCCCAGCTGGTGCTGGGACTGGCGCTCGGACAACGGGAACTGGAACCACGACAGCAGCTGGGACAACAGCTGGAACCGTGACAACAACTGGAACCACGACAGCGGTTGGAACAACGACAGCAACTGGAACCACGACAACTGGAGCCACGACAACGGCTGGAACCACGACAACGGCGGTGACGGCAACTGGAACCACGACGGCAACGGTGGCCATGACGGCAACTGGAGCCACGACAGCAGCTGGAGCAGGAACCGCTAGCCCTCCAGCAGGGTCCCCATCCATTCCTCGATACCCGTCACCGTGCGGGGGAGCGCGCCCGACATCAGGCGCGCTCCTTCCGCTGTGATGACCAGGTCGTCCTCGATCCGGACCCCGATCCCCCGCAGTTCCGCGGGGAGGGTCTCGTCGTCCGGCTGGAGGTAGAGGCCCGGCTCCACGGTGAGGACCTGCCCCTCCTCCAGCACTCCGTCCAGGTACGTGTCCTGCCGTGCCTGGGCGCAGTCGTGGACGTCCAGTCCCAGCATGTGACCGCTGCTGCACAGCGTGTACCGGCGGTGCAGGTCCCCTTCCGCATCCTTCAGGACGCCCCAGTCGGCGAGCCCCTCGGCGATGACCCGCATCCCGGCCCGGTGGAAGTCGCGGAAGCTGGCCCCGGGGCGCAGCGCCGCCATGCCCGCGTCCTGTGCGGCCAGCACCAGTTCGTAGACCTGCCGCTGGACGGGTGAGAAGCGGCCGGAGAGCGGCAGGGTGCGGGTGACGTCGGCCGTGTAGAGGGTGTCGGTCTCCACGCCCGCGTCCAGGAGCAGGAGTTCGTCCCGGTTCAGCCTGCCGTCGTTGTGGATCCAGTGCAGCACGCAGGCGTGCGCGCCGGAGGCCGCGATCGTGTCGTAGCCGGTGCCGTTGCCCTCGGCGCGGGCGCGCAGCCCGAAGACCCCCTCGATCCAGCGCTCGCCGCGCGGGTGGGCGAGGGCGCGCGGCAGCGCCCGTACGACGTCCTCGAACCCGGCGGCCGTGTGGTCGACGGCGAGCTGCAACTGGGCCACTTCCCAGGCGTCCTTGACCAGGCGCAGCTCGGAGAGGGCGGTGGCGAGCGCCGGGTCGTGCGCGGCGTGGCGGGCCTCGGGGGCGCCCAGGGTGTCCAGGTGGGCGCAGCGGATGCCGGTGAGCCGCTCGGCCTCGGCGAGGTCGGGGCGGCGGCCGACCCAGAACTCGCCGTAGCGGCGGTCCCGGTAGAACTCCTCGGTGCCGTCGGTGCGCGCCGAGCGCGGCCGCAGGTACAGGACGGCCTCGTGCCCGTGCGGCCCGGCCGGTTCCATCACCAGCACGTGTCCGACCTGGTCCTCGCCGGTGAGTCCGGTGAGCCAGGCGTAGGCGCTGTGCGGGCGGAAGCGGTGGTCGCAGTCGTTGGAGCGGACCTTGAGTTCGCCCGCCGGGATGATCAGCCGCTCGCCCGGGAAGCGGGCCGAGAGCCGTGCGCGCCGGGCCGGGGTGACGGCGTGGGCGGCGACGCGGGCATCGGCCGGCAGGGGTGAGGCGGACCAGTTTCCGGACATGAAGGCGGACAACTCGGCTGATACGGGCAGATCGTGGCTGCCCGTATTGAGACGGGAGGGGCGGTCGGTCACGAAAGCTCCCTGGGAAGACGTGAACTGGTGGGCGCACAGGGGTTGTCAGTGCAATTTCACATTACTATGTTACAGGTCACACGGCGTTCACATTAATCCCCGTCAAACGCCGTGTGACGCAGGGCAGTTGCACCCTTTGGTCCCCCACCTCCCTCACCGCAACCAGGAGTTCCCGGTGTCCCAGCACAGAGCTGTGCGTACGTCCCTCCTCGCCGCCGCCGTCACGGTGACCCTCCTCGCCTCCGCAGGCCAGGTCGTGGCCCAGACGGCCGGTGCCGGTGCCGCCCCGGTCCCCGCGACGTTCGCCTCGGGCACGCCCGCCGCCGCCCCGGCCCCGGCGGGCCAGAACCCCTTCGACGAGGTCCAACACCTCGCCACCGCCCCCGCGCTCACCTCGGCACCGGCCCCCGCCCCGGGAACCGGTCAGGAAGCGGGCAAGATAGCCGGACCGGCCCCGGCCGCCGCCCCCAGCGCCACCCAACTCGCCGACCGCGGCGCGGAGAAGGCCGGCAAGGCCACCTCGCAGCGCACGGCGGGCAACGGCCTGCTGGCCGCGGGCGTCCCCTGCACCCTCGACGGCATCACGGGCCTGTCCCCGGAGCAGTTCGCCGACTTCCTCGCCGACTCCTCGGTCACCGCGGACGGCTGCCTGCGCGGGCTCATCTGGACCTGGGACGCCCGCCTGGTCCCGGTGATGTCCGACGCCCACGTCCAGGCCGTCTCGCGCCGGATATCCAGCCTGGCCGCCGCCCACGACGGCCGTAACTCCTCGCACCTGGAGGAGATGTTCACGTACCTGCACGCCGTCGTCTACCACGACTACTCGCACACCGAGATCGACGTCACCGACGCCCCGACGGTCGACGCGATGCGCGCCGCCATCGCCGACTTCGGCGCCGCCGCCCACACCTTCGACGTCAGCGCCTCCAACGCCCGCACCCTGCGCGAGGCCCTCTACGCGGGCAGCGCCCCGGGTCTGCGCCAGCACCAGATCGGCCTGATCAAGAAGGTCCTGCCCGTCCTGGACCCGGCCCACCCGCAGACCAACCAGGACGCCTCCTGGGCGGGCGCCGTGCTCGCCGGTCTGTCCGTGAACTACCTGGGCGTCTACCCGGGCAACAACGACGCCGCGTTCCACACGGCGGTCGCGGCCGACCCCGCCTACCGCGCCATGTTCAAGGCCTACGCCGGCTACGGCCACCTCAAGGGCACCGCCAACGCCTGGGCGGCGCGCGACGCGATCAGCGAGTACGGCCGGTTCGGCCAGGTCGAGGGGCTGGAGGCGCAGATCACCGCCGACCTCGGCGCCCTGCTGGAGCCGGTCAAGACGACCTTCGGCA
This is a stretch of genomic DNA from Streptomyces sp. NBC_00536. It encodes these proteins:
- a CDS encoding aminopeptidase P family protein — encoded protein: MTDRPSRLNTGSHDLPVSAELSAFMSGNWSASPLPADARVAAHAVTPARRARLSARFPGERLIIPAGELKVRSNDCDHRFRPHSAYAWLTGLTGEDQVGHVLVMEPAGPHGHEAVLYLRPRSARTDGTEEFYRDRRYGEFWVGRRPDLAEAERLTGIRCAHLDTLGAPEARHAAHDPALATALSELRLVKDAWEVAQLQLAVDHTAAGFEDVVRALPRALAHPRGERWIEGVFGLRARAEGNGTGYDTIAASGAHACVLHWIHNDGRLNRDELLLLDAGVETDTLYTADVTRTLPLSGRFSPVQRQVYELVLAAQDAGMAALRPGASFRDFHRAGMRVIAEGLADWGVLKDAEGDLHRRYTLCSSGHMLGLDVHDCAQARQDTYLDGVLEEGQVLTVEPGLYLQPDDETLPAELRGIGVRIEDDLVITAEGARLMSGALPRTVTGIEEWMGTLLEG
- a CDS encoding PaaX family transcriptional regulator, which gives rise to MAEQHTPRSLIVTFYGAYGRTFDGPVPVSALIRLLGAAGVDAPAVRSSVSRLKRRGFILPARGADGAAAYDLSEEARQLLADGDRRIYAAAAPGEAAASGGEWLLAVFSVPEEERHKRHLLRSRLARLGFGTAAPGVWIAPATLYDETRHTLERLQLTPYVDLFRGAHLGFAATAEAVSRWWDLAALAKQHEEFLGLHGPVLRGWQSGAEPTPEQAYRDYLLALDSWRRLPYADPGLPPELLPADWPGERAAAVFAALHSRLWERGAAFVRPEPPTS
- a CDS encoding bifunctional salicylyl-CoA 5-hydroxylase/oxidoreductase — translated: MKVAVVGGGPGGLYAAALLARQGHRVEVWEANAADDTFGFGVVLSDETLGGIERADTEVYAALSAEFVRWDDIDVVHRGRILTSGGHGFAALGRRRLLEILHARCAALGVRLRFRTRLPAAQALGATYDLVIAADGVHSATREAGADTFRPRLDTGRSRYIWLAADFAFDAFRFEIAETEHGVMQLHGYPYCADSSTVIVEMREEVWRAAGLDLCDEAESASRCAKTFSEALRGRSLRGNRSTWTAFRTVVNERWSQGNVTLLGDAAHTAHFSIGSGTKLAVEDALALAEAVRELPGPDGVPAALAAYEAARRPAVASTQRAAAASMRWFEDIAGYVDQPPRQFAFNLLTRSRRVTHGNLRLRDERFTRAVEQDFGCPDPATPPMFTPYRLRGLTLRNRVVVSPMDIYSAEDGVPGDLHLVHLGARALGGAGLVMTEMVCVSADGRITPGCTGLYTGEQAAAWTRIADFVHTSAPGTALGVQLGHAGRKGSTRRMWEGMDQPLDSGNWPLVAASPLPYRPGVSQVPHELSAAELAGIRGLFTDAAVRAADCGFDLLELHCAHGYLLSGFLSPLTNHRTDAYGGSPAARMRFPLEVFDAVREVWPADRPMTVRISATDWAPGGTSAEEAVAIAAAFAAHGADAIDVSTGQVVADERPEYGRSYQTPYADRIRGALGVPVIAVGAVSSWDDVNSLLLAGRADLCALGRPHLYDPHWTLHAAADQDYTGPAAPWPAPYRAGSRKPPTGRG
- a CDS encoding GNAT family N-acetyltransferase; this translates as MTWTFTEDLTAYLDAAGAAVAAEPVPNTLLRTTADGLRRRGPQAFGSGTPFFGWWTGPDGAVAAGLVCTPPNPLLVGALPAEALAALADVLHTEPLLAGVAGFNGRRADARVLAEAWGRPVDIEENRLFRLGTLVAPSPAPAGAARPATEEDLPLLLEWLAAFAAEADTITAGTTWVRDRLSYGGVLLWQDAAGTPVSLASFSRPLGGAARVGPVYTPPGARGHGYGAGSTYAATLGARAAGAAEVILFTDLANATSNRLYPRLGYVPVGERSMVLARTTSVV
- a CDS encoding acyl-CoA dehydrogenase family protein, giving the protein MAGFALDPEQEQWCERLRALAAERLGPLAGKGEPGRVNRPLLAALGEHGLLERVFSAGALELCLLRESLAYGCTEAETALALQGLGAHPVLSAGSAAQRERWLPGVRAGRTVAAFALSEPGAGSDAAALALAADPAGGTGAAGKGGGWRLTGEKRWISNAPEADFYTVFARTGEGPGAKGVSAFLVPADRPGLTGEPLDMLSPHAIGSLAFDGVPVGPEDLLGEPGRGFRVAMETLNRFRPSVGAFAVGMARAALDATLAHTAHRAAFGGVLGDLQAVAHRVAEMATRTEAARLLVYAAAGAYDADSGAPDVPRRAAMAKLLATETAQYVVDHAVQLHGAVALQRGHLLEHLYREVRAPRIYEGASEVQRTIIARSLYARQEQQGPHGQVGPLTQHGQHGQHGPAGVAR
- a CDS encoding RidA family protein, with the translated sequence MIERINPPGLSPATGFSHAVAASGSRLVLLAGQTALDAAGKVVGDTLPQQFERALANLLAALAAAGGTPAELARVTVYAVDVADYRACAPELGRIWHRLAGRDYPAMAVIGTTRLWDEQALVELDGIAVLA
- a CDS encoding ATP-binding protein; its protein translation is MPDTCAWRIALPHTTAAVPIARALVRTALAEIDAPADSDTAELLTAELVANAVEHTSGASPIELVVELLANGCQVEVHDGDPRLPAGLGPQPPDPWQEHGRGLLLIRALSSACGHRPTAHGKAVWFTLPARPPAAAC
- a CDS encoding AMP-binding protein; amino-acid sequence: MPSAHADTFARDHLPPGHEWPELLFQLPELAYPDRLNCGAELLDATVARFGADRPAFRTGSGEVWSYGELRERVDRLAHVLTVDLGVVPGNRVLLRGPTGPWLAACWLAVMKAGAVAVTVLAQQRSRELATVCAMARVRHALCHADVVADLAGAEVPGLRITPYGGEDPDDLLRLAERAPATPYRAVDTSADDVALIAFTSGTTGRPKGCMHFHRDVLAVADTFSRQVLRPRPDDVFTGSPPLGFTFGLGGLVVFPLRAGASALLLEQAGPRVLLPALAEHRVSVLFTAPTAYRAMLDELDGHDLSALRRCVSAGENLPAATWQAWYERTGLRIINGIGATELLHIFISAADADIRPGTTGRVVPGWQARVVDHTGREVADEEPGLLAVRGPVGCRYLADPRQGEYVRDGWNVTGDTYIRDRDGYFRYVARADDMIISAGYNIAGPEVEEALLRHPDVVEAAVVGRPDERRGQVVVAYAVARPGAEPSEEDLRAFMRAELAPHKCPRAFVFVAALPRTPTGKLQRYRLRDLE
- a CDS encoding enoyl-CoA hydratase family protein; this encodes MSPFTGSAAPTERWRHLRLTRQDGVATVTLDRPEKLNALTFGAYADLRDLLAELSRERSVRALVLGGEGRGFCSGGDVDEIIGATLAMDTAQLLDFNRMTGQVVRAIRECPFPVIAAVHGVAAGAGAVLALAADFRIADPTARFAFLFTRVGLSGGDMGAAYLLPRVVGLGHATRLLMLGETVRAAEAERIGLLSELTEEGKAGQRAAELAERLASGPALAHAQTKALLTAELDMPLAASVELDANTQALLMNGEDYAEFHAAFTAKRPPQWRGR